The following proteins come from a genomic window of Musa acuminata AAA Group cultivar baxijiao chromosome BXJ1-7, Cavendish_Baxijiao_AAA, whole genome shotgun sequence:
- the LOC135680073 gene encoding dehydration-responsive element-binding protein 2F-like: MDNLRKTPVRPWKKGPARGKGGPQNASCEYRGVRQRTWGKWVAEIREPKKRTRLWLGSFATAEEAALAYDEAARRLYGPDAYVNLPHLRANIGSSIVGKPPHRFKWFPSKSFTPAMPTCGLLNLNAQHNVHVIHQRLQELKNSKPSSCSSSSSSASSCPSTFRSSEPPAVVPIETRLESSVIGGREVVHQLPVERNPPSAVEKPQIDLKEFLQQLGVLKPESAPEGGESAGNLALPEQTLEVSSEMASQAFGLHQSDFNWDTLIEMRGLDGNPIMQDDGSQLDDVQEEDLSLPISIWDL; the protein is encoded by the coding sequence ATGGACAACCTCCGAAAGACCCCTGTCAGGCCGTGGAAGAAAGGCCCCGCCCGCGGCAAAGGCGGGCCCCAGAACGCCTCCTGCGAATACCGCGGTGTCCGGCAGCGGACCTGGGGCAAGTGGGTGGCAGAGATCCGGGAGCCCAAGAAGCGGACCCGCCTCTGGCTGGGATCGTTCGCCACCGCCGAAGAGGCCGCGCTGGCCTACGACGAGGCCGCCCGCCGCCTCTACGGCCCCGACGCCTACGTCAACCTCCCCCACCTCCGCGCCAACATCGGCTCCTCCATCGTCGGCAAGCCCCCCCATCGGTTCAAGTGGTTCCCTTCCAAGAGCTTCACGCCCGCGATGCCCACTTGCGGCCTCCTCAACCTCAATGCCCAGCACAACGTTCATGTCATCCACCAGAGGCTCCAAGAGCTCAAGAACTCCAAGCCCTCCTCCTGTTCTTCTtcgtcctcctctgcctcttCTTGTCCCAGTACCTTTCGGAGTTCAGAGCCACCAGCAGTGGTGCCGATAGAGACCCGGTTGGAGAGCTCGGTCATCGGAGGGCGAGAAGTGGTCCATCAGCTGCCGGTCGAGAGAAATCCACCAAGTGCGGTGGAGAAGCCTCAGATCGATCTCAAGGAATTCCTCCAGCAACTGGGAGTGCTGAAGCCGGAGAGCGCACCGGAGGGCGGCGAGAGCGCGGGGAACTTGGCTCTGCCGGAGCAAACGCTGGAGGTATCGAGTGAGATGGCTTCACAAGCCTTCGGCTTGCACCAGAGCGACTTCAACTGGGACACACTGATCGAAATGCGGGGTTTGGACGGTAACCCGATCATGCAAGACGACGGATCGCAGTTGGATGATGTGCAGGAGGAGGACTTGAGCTTGCCAATCTCCATATGGGACCTCTGA
- the LOC135679646 gene encoding dicarboxylate transporter 1, chloroplastic-like: MTASVLTCNLGFHSLPSFRCRRRRLLSQSLLPTTPASPFRQSSTLPSFPSAPHKPFPAGLTPTSNHGRRSLIPVVRASASASAAPAAAPAPWQGAALKPLAASIATGVILWLVPAPSGVSRNAWQLLAIFLATIVGIITQPLPLGAVALMGLGASVLTKTLTFAAAFSAFGDPIPWLIALAFFFARGFIKTGLGNRVAYQFVSLFGSSSLGLGYSLVFSEALLAPAIPSVSARAGGIFLPLVKALCTACGSNVGDGTENRLGSWLMLTCFQTSVISSSMFLTAMAANPLSANLTQNTINQTIGWTDWAVAAFVPGLVSLVVVPLLLYLIYPPTVKSSPDAPKLAREKLQKMGPMTKNEIIMTGTLLLTVGLWVFGGTLNVDAVTAAILGLSVLLITGVVTWKECLAESVAWDTLTWFAALIAMAGYLNKYGLISWFSQTVVKFVGGLGLSWQLSFGILVLLYFYSHYLFASGAAHIGAMFTAFLSVASALGTPPLFAAMVLSFLSNLMGGLTHYGIGSAPVFYGANYVPLPKWWGYGFIVSVVNIIIWLGIGGFWWKTIGLW, translated from the exons ATGACGGCATCCGTCCTCACCTGCAACCTCGGCTTCCACTCCCTCCCCTCcttccgctgccgccgccgccgccttctgTCCCAGTCTCTCCTCCCCACAACTCCCGCTTCCCCCTTCCGTCAAAGCTCTACCTTACCCTCCTTTCCATCCGCTCCCCACAAGCCCTTTCCCGCCGGATTGACGCCCACCTCCAACCATGGCCGCCGCTCCCTAATTCCCGTTGTccgcgcctccgcctccgcctctgcCGCACCAGCCGCCGCCCCCGCTCCCTGGCAAGGCGCCGCTTTGAAGCCCCTCGCCGCCTCGATTGCCACTGGCGTCATCCTCTGGCTAGTTCCCGCCCCTTCCGGCGTCTCCCGCAACGCCTGGCAACTCCTCGCCATTTTCCTCGCCACCATCGTTGGTATCATCACGCAGCCTCTCCCTCTCGGTGCCGTGGCTCTGATGGGCCTCGGCGCGTCCGTCCTCACGAAGACCCTCACCTTCGCGGCTGCCTTCTCCGCCTTCGGGGACCCCATCCCCTGGCTCATCGCCCTCGCTTTCTTCTTCGCTCGTGGCTTCATCAAGACCGGCCTCGGCAACCGCGTAGCCTACCAGTTCGTCTCCCTCTTCGGGAGCTCCTCCCTCGGCCTCGGGTACAGCCTCGTCTTCAGCGAGGCCCTCCTCGCCCCGGCCATCCCCTCGGTCTCGGCTCGGGCCGGTGGAATCTTCCTCCCCCTGGTGAAGGCCCTCTGCACGGCGTGCGGGAGCAACGTGGGCGATGGGACCGAGAACCGGCTGGGCTCGTGGCTGATGCTTACTTGCTTCCAGACCTCCGTGATCTCGTCCTCCATGTTCCTCACCGCAATGGCGGCGAACCCCCTCAGCGCTAATCTTACCCAAAATACCATCAACCAGACCATCGGTTGGACCGATTGGGCGGTGGCAGCATTTGTGCCTGGTCTGGTGTCGCTGGTTGTCGTGCCCTTGCTGCTCTACCTAATCTATCCACCAACAGTGAAGAGCAGCCCTGATGCTCCAAAGCTTGCAAGGGAGAAGCTTCAGAAAATGGGGCCGATGACAAAGAACGAGATTATCATGACGGGGACACTGCTTCTAACG GTGGGGCTTTGGGTATTTGGAGGAACACTAAATGTGGATGCTGTAACTGCTGCAATCCTCGGTTTATCTGTTCTTCTCATAACAGGTGTTGTGACATGGAAGGAGTGTTTGGCAGAGTCAGTGGCATGGGACACTCTTACTTGGTTTGCTGCACTTATAGCAATGGCTGGATATCTCAACAAATATGGTTTGATCTCCTGGTTTAGTCAAACAGTAGTCAAG TTTGTAGGTGGCTTGGGTCTTTCATGGCAGCTTTCTTTCGGCATTCTGGTACTGCTCTACTTTTATTCCCATTACTTGTTTGCAAGTGGTGCTGCACATATTGGAGCTATGTTCACAGCCTTCCTGTCAGTGGCGAGTGCATTGGGCACTCCTCCTCTCTTTGCGGCAATGGTCCTCTCATTCCTCTCCAATCTCATGGGTGGGCTCACCCACTATGGCATTGGGTCTGCTCCGGTGTTCTACGGTGCCAACTATGTCCCGCTTCCAAAATGGTGGGGCTACGGATTCATAGTCTCTGTCGTCAATATCATTATCTGGCTCGGAATTGGGGGTTTCTGGTGGAAAACCATTGGCCTGTGGTGA
- the LOC135679647 gene encoding zinc finger CCCH domain-containing protein 24-like yields MCGGPERIKSSSSSVSSPAPSSQEDQQQRSPAAGMNVLTVDIDNSSSLLELAANDDVDALKVALDRDPSAIEEVGLWYGRRKGFSRMVLEHRTPLMVAATYGSLDVLKLIVSLPSVDVNRVSGPDSTTALHCAASGGSLQAVDSVKILLAAGADPTLVDVNGNRPADVIVVPPKVAFAKTVLEQLLGRSTSLSDGSYHSHLPLHVLTSSPNSSSPPLSLSPGEDGSPSSESTSSPPTARFLDLPPVTVSEKKEYPVDPSLPDIKNSIYATDEFRMFSFKIRPCSRAYSHDWTECPFVHPGENARRRDPRKYHYSCVPCPDFRKGACRRGDMCEYAHGVFECWLHPAQYRTRLCKDGTNCSRRVCFFAHTNDELRPLYMSTGSAVPSPRASSSAMEMAAAMGFMPGSPSSVSAIMSPFTPPMSPSANGVSQSSLAWPQSNVPMLNLPAGNLQSSRLRSSLSARDMPVNDFSVMSEFDTQQLLSDLCYPHPSPSAGSRSVLTKTLTPSNLDDFFAAEMASSPRYNSDHGTIFSPSQRTAVINQFQQQENLLSPINTSVFSPKAVDTQHLSAHSSILQSSLNVSSPGLMSPRSVDPASPMSSRLAILTQRDKQQRQQSLQSLSSRDLSPISSTIVGSPINSSWAKWASPSGTADWGVNGKELGHLRQSSSSEMRGNGEEPDVSWVHSLVKESPPEKVVPTAMAPAGPSDFSAIGAESSISNDQLDGHDQAAVLGAWLEQMQLDQMVS; encoded by the coding sequence ATGTGCGGTGGTCCAGAACGCATAAAGTCCTCGTCGTCGTCTGTGTCATCGCCGGCTCCTAGTTCACAAGAAGACCAACAGCAACGCTCTCCGGCCGCTGGGATGAACGTCCTCACCGTCGACATCGACAACTCTTCGAGCCTTCTCGAGCTAGCTGCTAACGACGATGTGGATGCCCTCAAGGTTGCCCTCGATCGCGACCCGTCAGCCATCGAGGAGGTCGGCCTCTGGTACGGCCGTAGGAAGGGCTTCAGTCGCATGGTGCTCGAGCACCGGACTCCATTGATGGTGGCCGCCACATACGGTAGTCTAGACGTCCTCAAGCTCATCGTCTCGCTGCCTTCTGTTGATGTCAACCGTGTCTCCGGCCCTGATAGCACCACTGCCCTCCACTGTGCCGCATCCGGCGGATCCTTACAAGCTGTTGATTCTGTGAAGATACTCCTTGCGGCCGGTGCCGATCCCACTTTGGTGGACGTCAACGGAAACCGCCCGGCTGATGTCATCGTGGTACCTCCCAAGGTGGCTTTTGCGAAGACTGTCCTCGAACAACTACTTGGAAGGAGCACTAGTCTTTCGGATGGTTCATATCACTCCCATCTTCCTCTTCATGTTTTGACCAGCTCGCCGAACTCCAGTTCGCCACCGCTTTCTTTGTCTCCTGGCGAGGATGGTTCCCCATCGTCCGAGTCCACTTCGTCTCCTCCCACGGCGAGGTTCCTCGACCTTCCTCCAGTGACCGTGTCCGAGAAGAAAGAGTATCCTGTTGATCCATCTCTCCCGGACATCAAGAACAGCATCTATGCCACAGACGAATTCCGGATGTTCTCGTTCAAAATCCGCCCATGCTCCCGTGCATATTCCCATGACTGGACCGAATGTCCCTTCGTCCATCCTGGTGAGAATGCTCGGCGGCGCGACCCGAGGAAGTACCACTACAGCTGCGTCCCTTGCCCTGACTTTCGGAAGGGAGCGTGCCGGAGGGGAGACATGTGTGAGTATGCACATGGGGTGTTCGAGTGCTGGCTTCACCCGGCACAATATCGCACGAGGCTCTGCAAGGACGGGACCAACTGCTCCCGCCGGGTATGTTTCTTTGCACACACAAATGATGAGCTCCGCCCACTCTATATGTCGACTGGCTCTGCTGTGCCCTCTCCCCGAGCCTCCTCTTCTGCGATGGAGATGGCTGCAGCGATGGGGTTCATGCCCGGGTCACCATCTTCGGTTTCTGCTATTATGTCTCCCTTCACACCGCCCATGTCACCATCGGCCAATGGTGTTAGCCAGTCTTCATTGGCTTGGCCACAGTCGAATGTGCCCATGTTGAATCTTCCTGCCGGCAATCTTCAGTCGAGCAGGCTGCGGTCATCCCTTAGCGCAAGGGACATGCCGGTAAATGACTTCTCGGTGATGTCCGAGTTTGATACCCAGCAGCTGTTGAGTGACTTGTGCTACCCCCATCCGAGCCCATCAGCGGGGAGTCGTTCTGTTCTAACCAAAACTCTGACCCCTTCAAACCTTGATGACTTCTTTGCAGCTGAGATGGCCTCATCTCCGAGGTATAATTCCGATCACGGGACTATTTTTTCCCCATCTCAAAGGACTGCTGTCATCAATCAGTTCCAGCAACAGGAAAACCTCCTCTCACCCATTAACACAAGTGTGTTCTCCCCGAAGGCTGTTGATACTCAGCATCTATCTGCTCATTCATCCATCTTGCAGTCCTCTCTCAATGTCTCTTCACCTGGTCTCATGTCTCCACGAAGTGTGGATCCTGCCTCTCCAATGAGTTCTCGCCTGGCTATTCTCACGCAGAGGGAtaagcagcagcggcagcagtcACTGCAGAGCCTGAGCTCTCGTGATCTCAGTCCGATTTCATCTACGATTGTGGGCTCTCCTATTAACTCATCATGGGCCAAGTGGGCATCTCCCTCTGGTACAGCTGACTGGGGAGTGAACGGCAAGGAGCTTGGACATCTCAGGCAATCATCTTCCTCTGAGATGCGGGGTAATGGGGAGGAGCCTGATGTTTCTTGGGTCCATTCTCTAGTGAAGGAATCACCGCCTGAGAAAGTTGTACCTACTGCAATGGCTCCTGCTGGCCCTTCTGACTTTTCTGCCATTGGTGCTGAGAGTTCAATTTCAAATGATCAGTTGGATGGGCATGATCAAGCTGCGGTGCTTGGTGCATGGCTTGAACAGATGCAGCTTGATCAGATGGTAAGTTGA
- the LOC135680075 gene encoding calcium-binding protein PBP1-like, with the protein MAEDSISFQDFLPSMAEKLGGEGLMEELCKGFQLLMDPESRLITLDSLRRNAAALGLEGLKDDELRGMLREGDLDGDGALDQIEFCVLMVRLSPELMEVSEKLVEDAMGMGRWNGP; encoded by the coding sequence ATGGCGGAGGATTCAATCAGTTTCCAGGACTTCTTGCCGTCGATGGCGGAGAAGCTGGGCGGCGAAGGGCTGATGGAGGAGCTCTGCAAGGGGTTTCAGCTGCTGATGGACCCCGAGAGCCGCCTGATCACGCTCGACAGCCTCAGGAGGAACGCCGCCGCGCTGGGGCTCGAGGGGTTGAAGGACGATGAACTCCGGGGGATGTTGCGGGAGGGCGACTTGGACGGAGATGGAGCGTTGGATCAGATAGAGTTCTGTGTTCTGATGGTGAGGTTGAGCCCGGAGCTGATGGAAGTGTCGGAGAAGCTGGTGGAAGACGCTATGGGAATGGGGAGGTGGAATGGACCGTAG
- the LOC135680076 gene encoding uncharacterized protein LOC135680076, with product MAARNGRWEIAPPPRILNLPQRSGRSRATAPPEQRLDWKLGELLDQERSATPTPTPTPPPSPLTWGMSSGETVGDSTGEERWRFQAEILRAECNFLRMEREVALRKLERNRTRLEVALKSAMETLVSGRKKIDGRAAVGAALDEGIEELEEKLQELKLAGSSSRRRRTGGSRKPPRGSCRRNFDRQASVLRRQLEKLEEESSVKDIREISVQAFAKKDAQAEPHEQEEDATPGSSHSRRSPDEVEILRRKMEGMSRGMLERMEECSHLLSANVSSSSSRSSSRKSEWNCFSQNITGYTEAADKTDNPFLQVQQQQVEEKMERLSSCCSCKEVVGRIVQQVRAESEQWSEMQEMLEQVRVEMEELRSSRDHWQRRAIASEINFHSQHARKLERKQRARSCERKVIELQKVVKELQRELQPSKTRLLNAPPSTPLRSQLHDAYKEKEKHVLVCHLKSQNDSSRRSPLQVIDNMSPLLRPTSRVM from the exons ATGGCGGCGAGGAACGGAAGGTGGGAGATAGCGCCCCCGCCGAGGATTCTCAACCTGCCGCAGCGGTCAGGGCGGTCTCGGGCAACCGCACCGCCGGAGCAGAGACTGGACTGGAAGCTCGGGGAACTCCTGGATCAGGAGCGGAGTGcgacgccgacgccgacgccgacgccgccgccgtcgcctttGACGTGGGGGATGTCCTCCGGCGAGACCGTAGGGGACTCCACTGGCGAGGAGAGGTGGCGGTTCCAGGCGGAGATACTTCGAGCGGAGTGTAACTTCTTGAGAATGGAGCGGGAGGTGGCGCTTCGGAAGCTGGAGAGGAACCGGACCCGATTGGAGGTCGCGTTGAAATCCGCCATGGAAACCTTAGTCTCG gggaggaagaagattgATGGGCGCGCGGCAGTGGGCGCAGCATTGGACGAGGGGATCGAAGAGTTGGAGGAGAAGCTGCAGGAGCTCAAGTTGGCAGGAAGTAGCAGCCGGAGGAGGAGAACGGGAGGCTCGAGAAAGCCGCCGCGAGGGAGTTGCAGAAGAAACTTCGACCGGCAAGCGTCAGTGCTTCGGCGGCAACTAGAGAAGCTGGAGGAGGAAAGCAGCGTGAAGGACATACGAGAGATTTCCGTGCAAGCCTTTGCAAAGAAAGACGCACAAGCAGAACCACATGAACAGGAGGAGGATGCTACTCCCGGTTCGAGTCACAGTCGGCGGTCTCCCGACGAA GTGGAGATACTGAGAAGGAAGATGGAGGGGATGTCCAGGGGGATGTTGGAGAGGATGGAGGAGTGCAGCCACTTGCTCTCTGCCAAcgttagcagcagcagcagcagaagcagcagcaggaAGAGCGAGTGGAATTGCTTCAGCCAAAACATAACTGGGTACACTGAAGCAGCAGACAAGACAGACAACCCCTTCCTTCAAGTCCAGCAGCAGCAA GTGGAGGAGAAGATGGAGCGGTTGTCGAGCTGCTGCAGTTGCAAGGAGGTGGTCGGCAGAATCGTGCAGCAGGTGAGGGCAGAGTCTGAACAGTGGAGCGAGATGCAGGAGATGTTGGAGCAAGTTAGGGTAGAAATGGAAGAGCTCCGGTCCTCCAGAGACCACTGGCAGCGACGAGCCATTGCCTCCGAGATCAACTTCCACTCCCAGCACGCGCGA AAGCTGGAGCGGAAGCAAAGGGCACGATCTTGCGAGCGCAAGGTAATCGAGCTGCAGAAGGTAGTGAAGGAGCTGCAGAGAGAGCTCCAGCCATCGAAGACCAGACTCCTCAATGCACCCCCTTCCACCCCTCTGCGGTCGCagttacatgatgcatacaaggagAAGGAGAAGCACGTTCTGGTGTGTCATCTGAAGTCACAGAACGATTCAAGCAGACGCTCGCCGTTGCAGGTCATCGATAACATGTCTCCCCTTCTCAGACCAACAAGTAGAGTAATGTAG